From the Companilactobacillus ginsenosidimutans genome, the window CCTCAAAGCCTTTTTCTGAAGGAGTTGCTCCATGTTCAAGAATATAGTCATTAGCAAAAACTTCAATATCGTATGCTGTCAAACCAGGTTTGATCATGTCGCGAAGTCCCAAGTGAACTCCTGCCAAAACTTTACCAGATTCACGCATACCTTTAATTTCTCGTTCTGATTTTAATGTAATCATAAATAATTGTTTTCCTTCCTAACATAATAATTGTAAACCAAAAAATTGTTATGACAATGGTTTGGTTTATACTTTGAATACAAAATGAGGTGGTGATTGCTTTGAATGATTCAGAATTATTTGCATATCGAATATTCAAACATGGATTGGTGAGTCAGGTGTCTGACATTTTAACCCCATTTACCAGAATAATAGGGATTCAGGCACAAAATCAGCGCGCTGCTGAATTAAATGTGGCACTACAAACCGGTAGTACAATGGAGAAATTGAATAATCTTTATGATTCTGACAAAATTGTGAGAGCTTGGGGACAAAGATGGACGGTCCACTTATTTACCCATGATGACTGGCAGTTGGTGATTAACGCCCGACAAAATGAAAAACTTCCTAATATGTACTTTCGCGGCATTCCTAATGAAATTCATGAAGCGGTTAGTTACATTTCTTCCGTTTTAGAAGACCAAAAAGAGCTAACTCGTGGTGAGTATCAGAAATCAATGATGAGTAAGTTTGACTGGTACAAGGATTGTCCCCACAATACTGATTACACAATTTTTCAAATATTAACAGCTCAAGGAAAGTTGGCCAGCAATCCTCATCATTCACAACAAGGAATGCCATTAATATACCAAGCTGATTTTGTTCGACAGGATCAACTGACTGCCACGACCGAGTTGATTAAGCGATATATTCATGGCTTTGGACCAGCCTCAATCAATGATTTTGTCAAATGGTCTGGGATAAGGATCTCTAATGTAAGACCAGCTTGGGAGAAAGTTGAATCTGAATTTTGTCCTATATTGTGGCGTGACCAAACTTTGTGGATGGATCAAAAGATTGATTCTACTACTTTTGCTGAGATAGAAGAAATGGTTTCTGCTAAAACTGTTATTGCCGCAGGTTTTTGCTCACTAATGACTGGTTATCTGGATAAAAGTTGGTTTGTTGATCCGGATATTCAAAAGAAGATGTGGTCAGTTAATGGGCTTCTCAAAGCACCAATTATTGCGCACGGTAAAGTCGCAGGCAAGTGGAATTACAATTTGACTAATAAAAAGATTAAATTTGAAGTCGAAAAATGGAGCCAATTTAACAGTCGCCAACTGGAACAAAATTTTCATAAGATTGCAAAATTTTTAAATCGAGAATATGACGGTTGTACGGTCATATAATATATTACGGTTTTTTCTTCGGAATCTTCGCAATTATGATACAATTCAAATATAAATATATTTATATTTTTGGGGGAATTTCAATGAAAAAACTAATCTGGTTTGTAGGGATGTTATCGATCGTGCTTCTTGCAGGTTGCTCAAATAACAACTCAAATAGTAGTAATGATAGTGCAACTAAGACTACTAAAACTGAAGAAGCCACTGCGTATCAAAAATTGAGCAGCAATGCTCAAAAGAGTATCAAGTTTAAAGTTATCAAGGGTGAAGAGAACAGCAATAAGAATTATTCTCTTTCTTTGAAGATTCAAAATAAGGGTAACAAGGCTGTTAAATTTGATAAATCTAAATTTATGCTTACGGTTGATGGGGTTAAGAAATTTAGTTCATCAGCCGATGGCAACGTGACAGTTAAAGCAGGAAATTATCTTACCGTTGATGACTTGTTTGAAAATGTTTCTGCTGAAAAATTGGACGGAGTTAAAGTTCAAATTGCATACTTGAATAAGGATGATGTTGTTGCTAGTCCTAAGTTAGAGACCAGTTCAGATAATGACACTGACAGTAATTCTGATGATAGTGCAGCTACTACTCAGGATTCAAATAGTGATCAAAATTCGGGACAAGATAATAGTTCTGCTAATGCTGCTCCTGATACTTCTAATCGTCGTATTGCGGACACTAATGCTGCCGCAGATAGATTTAGAAGAGCACATGGTGACTGGACTGCAGATGATATACAAGCAACTGATAATGGTAGTGGATATACTATTACTGTTAATGGTGAATCTGGTGGTACTGTTGGTTATAACGGTGATGCTACTGATCAGGACGGTAATTACAGTTCTCAAGCAGATGAAGATCGAATTAATAACAGTGGTTATTAATTTTTAACAGTCATTGTTGGTTAATTCTAACCCCGTCGAAATCGACGGGGTTAGAATCCGAACATTAATACAAAAAAAGAGACCTTTCGGTCTCTTTTTGTTTTGGATTTATTTTGTTTGGGGTTCACTGCCATCGGTCGAATACGTTTGCCCCATTTATAGCGGAAACGCGCAAAATCACACTGAGACCTACTGCATAAGTCGTCCAGAGCTGCGGGGGCGTTACGCGCCCCACTCTGCTATGGCCGTCTTATGCTCCGGTCTCAAGGGCGTGTGATTTTGCGCTCTGTTTTTTAAAACTCTGCATTACCTGGTGTTCTAGGGTAAGCAATCACATCTCGAATGTTCTTCATACCTGTTAGGTACATAACAAGTCTTTCGAATCCGATTCCGAAGCCTGAGTGGACTGTGCCGCCGTATTTACGGAGTTCTAGATACCACTTGTATTCGTCTTCGTTTAGTTTCAAGTCTTTGATTTTTTGTTCTAGTAAATCTAGTCTTTCTTCACGTTGTGATCCACCGATTAATTCTCCAATTTCGGGAACTAACAAGTCGGCTGCGGCTACTGTTTTGCCGTCGTCGTTGGCACGCATGTAGAAAGCTTTGATGTCTTTTGGATAGTTTGTTAGGAAAACAGGTTTCTTGAATACTTTTTCACTCAAGTAACGTTCGTGTTCTGATTCAAGATCAAGTCCCCAGCTAACTGGTACGTCGAAGTCTACATCAGCTTTTTCAAGTAAATCGATAGCCTCTGTATATGTAACTTCGGCGAATTTTTCTGAAACAGTGTTTGATAGACGTTCGATTAAGTGTTCATCGATGTTGTCGTTCAAGAATTGAATTTCTTCTTTGGCATTGTCGAACACGTATTGAACAACATATTTAAGCAACTCTTCAGAAACATTGATCTCATCTTGCATGTCAGCAAAAGCCATTTCGGGCTCGATCATCCAGAATTCGGAAGCGTGACGTCCAGTATGAGAGTTCTCTGCTCTAAAAGTTGGTCCAAATGTGTAGACGTTTCTAAGGGCTAGGGCGAATGCCTCAACTTCAAGCTGACCAGAAACAGTCAAGTTCGTTTCCTTTTTGAAAAAGTCTTCGTTGTAGTCGACTGCGCCTTCCTCGTTCTTTGGCACGTTGTTTAAATCCAAAGTTGTCACTTGGAACATCTCACCCGCACCTTCAGCATCTGAGCTGGTAATGATTGGTGTGTGAATGTAGTTGAAACCGTTATGTTGCAAGTATTCGTGGACGGCAAAAGCTGCTAGTGAACGAATTCTGAAAATTGAATAGAATGTGTTTGTTCTTGGACGCAGGTGAGCGATTGTTCTCAAATATTCATAAGTGTGAGCTTTCTTTTGTAAAGGATAGTCGCTGTCTGAAGCGCCTAATTCTTTAACAGAAGTAGCGTGAATTTCAAATGGTTGTTGAGCACCAGGTGTCAAAGCTAGTTCACCAATAACTTCAATAGTAGTGCTAATTGGGAACTTCTTGATGTCATCAAAGTCTTCAAGGTCATTGCTGAAAACAACTTGAACATTCTTCAAGAATGAACCGTCGTTAACCTCAATAAAACCAATTTTCTTTGAACCACGAATAGTTCTGATCCAACCTTCAATGGTGATTTCTTCGCCATCTTTGAATTCTTTAGTAAATAAATCTTTTGCTAAAACTTTTTGCATAATGTATTTATTAATCTCCTAATCTTGAATTTACAATAGGAACATAATTTTAAGAAGATCACGATCTTTGTGACCGCAGGGCACAAAAATAGACCTTCCACTCCCTTGGTTAAAAGGGACGAAAGGTCTTTCCGCGGTACCACCCAAATTGTTTTCATACGAAAACATCTCTACAAGCACAAACATGCTTACTGACTATAACGTGTCAGCTCCGTCAAACCCTACTGTTAGTTCAGGCCGAAGTAAAAAGATGTTATTCGTAAATACCCGCATGTTAAGTTTGCACTGTCCTTAACTCACTGAGAATTGAGTAAATAGTACTTCTTCTTTTTAAAATCCTATGTATTAAGTTAAAAAAAGAATAGCACGTTAATTCAGTAGTTGTAAAGACCAATTTAGGATTTCGACTGTTCAAGAATCTTACCAACACTTTGGGATAAAGCTTTATCCTCTAAATTTTTCAAACGTGTGTCATTCTGTTTTAGGGATGGATCTTGCTTTATCTGGTTTTGAACAACGGAAGCAACTTCTGACTTAATAGTAGCTTGCGTTTTAGGTTCTTTTAGTACCTTACCGGTATGTTTTAACTGATCTTTAGAAAGTGCATGCCAGGATGAAGTCAGATGATACGTAATGGTTTGTGATTTTTGCTGGCCACTATTAGTGATGCCTGTAAACAAGAACTGGTAAAAAGCGCTGTTATAACGATACTTGTTATTGGAAGTTTCTTTGTAAGCATATTTTGGATGGTCGGAGAATACTTTAACAGATTTATGTTTGTTCAAAACTGTATGAACCTCTGATTCTCCAGGCTTCTTAGTAGCATATGCCAGAAACTCAGTTTTACCTTGTTTGATCTTTTCTGTAATCATAATTTGATTGCCCTTGATGTCAGTAACGGGTGCAATTTTTTCAACATGCGATGTTGTGTAAGTGCTAGTACCAAAGTGTTGAGTGGCATCTAATAAGATAAACACTTGGCATAAAAGCATGACGACTAAGGCTGAGATTCCCAGAAAATTGCGTTTTTTAAAAAGAGCCCAGGCTCCTAGAATTGCGAAGATTATTGTCAATAAAATTAACATTATGCCACCTTCTTTTCATGTGTAACACTGAGCCAAAATGCCGGTATGATACCAATTAAAGTTCCAACGGATATCCAAATGAAGGCTTGTGAGTAGGCGGTGTTCATCATTGTTGTTGTAGCAATATTTGTGCCGGTAAAACTGGCGATGACGGCAGCTAACAATGCAGTGGCAACTGACCCCCCAATGTTTTGAACCATCCGAGTTGAGACAGTTGCTTCAGGGATGAGTTTTGTTGGAACATTGCTGTAGCTGTCAGTCATGATAGGGATTATTCCACTTCTGCTCAAGCCTAACAAAAACATGACGGCAACTAACAACCAAGTTGGCGTTGACTTAGTGAAGAATGCGAAGGGGATGGTCGTCAGAAATCCGGCAATGAGAGAAATTATGACAATCCACTTAGCTCCATAATCGTCAGTCAATCTGCCGACAATAGTTCTGGTAACCAGCATGCCAAGTCCCATAGCAATTAAGTAAATCCCTGACCAGATGACTGATAGACCACGGATATTTTGCAAATATAGTGGCAAAACGAACATGACACCATTTGACATTAAACCAGTCATAAACAATAAAATTGCTGAAGCTGAAAATCTAGTGTTGTTGAATAAGGACAGTGGTACTAAAGCTTTTTTCGAATTCTTGAAAGCATAAATAATATAGAAAACTAAACAATCAATTCCAATGAAAATAGGTAATAATACATCCATTTTTCCAAAAACATCATCAGTACTAAAATTGGTAATTCCAATAACTAAACCTGAGAAAAGTCCGACTAGTAAGGCAAATCCGATGAAGTCGAACTTTTTGTCAGACTTGCTGGCATCGAATTTTGGTAGCCACATCATGACACAAAATAGCGCTGCTATGATGACGGGAATGTTGATGTAAAACAACCAGTGCCAATTTAAGAATTTGATGAGGGCACCACCAATCGTTGGTCCGATGATTGGTGCGAAGACAATTGGAAGTCCAACTGTAGCCATCATTTTTCCAAGATTCTTACCTCCTGCAGCGCGAACGATCAGCGTTTGTGCTGCTGAAATTAAGATTCCCGCGGCAGCACCTTGAATAATACGTCCGATCATTAAAGTTGCAACTGAACTTGATATACCTGACATGATGGATCCGACTAAGAATACTACTAGTGAGATTTCAACTAATAACTTTCCCGAAACTTTATCGATTGCCCAGCCGGCAAAGGGGACTGCTAGTCCTAATGCCAAAACGTAGGCGGTTGTAATCCACTGCATTGTGTTCACAGTGGAATTGAGGTCTTTTAAAATAGTGTTGATTCCAATATTAGTCATGGTTGTATCTAGCATTGGCACTATCATTGCTAAAACTAAGATCATGGCGTTCTTCATAGTTGATGAAGTTTTGGTTTTATCAACTGTAGCTTGCGAACTAATTTGTTGAGCCATAATTATTTCTCCTTTTAAGGTACTTGTAGTACTTGAAAAGATAATAGCACGATTTATCTAGTTGTCAACGAATTGTCTCATTACTTGCTATGGCTAACTATCTGACACGTGTTTGGGACTGGTTCTATGTGATATAAAATTTTTTCTAATAAGAATTTATCCGTACCTTAAATAGTTGACATAGCTAATTAAAACATTCACTATAAAGTTAATTAATTTCTTATTTAGAAGGGAACAATTATGGCACAGAGACGTCGTGGTAAAGAGCTTGAGGACGCTATTTTGACTGCTACTTGGCAGTTATTACAGACTACTGGTTACAGTGAAATGACGATGGATGACATTGCGAATACGGCGAAGACTAACAAGAATGCTATTTATCGTCGTTGGAAGACTAAGCTTGAGGTTACGGTTGAGGCAATAAAAAAATTCTCGCCTGTCTCGGAGGTTTTCGCTTCTATGAAAGCTCCGGACAACGGTAATTTGCATGATGACTTGGTTGAATTAATGGATATTCCACTGACTTTGATTAAGCCGATTGGTTTGAAAAATATTAAGGGTGCGCTACGTGATGCTTTACCTAATATTTCGAAGGCAAATGCAATTAATTATCGAAAGATGACTGACAATAATATTTTAACGAAGAGTTTGATGACTATTTTGAAGAATGCCTATCGCCGCAGCGAGATAAAAACTGAGCCGGAGAAATTCACTGATACAGTTAAAAATATGCCAATTATGTTGCTGATATCTCGAATTGTTAGTGAGGAAGATTATGATCAGTCAACTGTCCTATTTTTTGTTGAAAAGATACTAATTCCAGTGTTTGCGGCACAATAATATGATATACAAGAACGTATGTTCGTATAGATAAATACAACGTCAGATATAATGTTATTTTACGTTAATTACGTCACGTTTCATGTGAAACAATGTTTCAGACACTTACAACCTCATGAGGTTTCGGGTGTTACTTTTCGGAAAGGGAGGGTTTTTAAATGAAGCAAGGATCGATTTTTGATGACCAAGTTCAACAAGATAGTCCATTAGCAAATCGTGTTCGCCCAAAAGATTTTGATGGATTCACTGGTCAACAACACTTAATAGGTAAAGGGAAAATTTTGCGTGACTTGATTGAGC encodes:
- the asnS gene encoding asparagine--tRNA ligase, which produces MQKVLAKDLFTKEFKDGEEITIEGWIRTIRGSKKIGFIEVNDGSFLKNVQVVFSNDLEDFDDIKKFPISTTIEVIGELALTPGAQQPFEIHATSVKELGASDSDYPLQKKAHTYEYLRTIAHLRPRTNTFYSIFRIRSLAAFAVHEYLQHNGFNYIHTPIITSSDAEGAGEMFQVTTLDLNNVPKNEEGAVDYNEDFFKKETNLTVSGQLEVEAFALALRNVYTFGPTFRAENSHTGRHASEFWMIEPEMAFADMQDEINVSEELLKYVVQYVFDNAKEEIQFLNDNIDEHLIERLSNTVSEKFAEVTYTEAIDLLEKADVDFDVPVSWGLDLESEHERYLSEKVFKKPVFLTNYPKDIKAFYMRANDDGKTVAAADLLVPEIGELIGGSQREERLDLLEQKIKDLKLNEDEYKWYLELRKYGGTVHSGFGIGFERLVMYLTGMKNIRDVIAYPRTPGNAEF
- a CDS encoding DUF4811 domain-containing protein, which gives rise to MLILLTIIFAILGAWALFKKRNFLGISALVVMLLCQVFILLDATQHFGTSTYTTSHVEKIAPVTDIKGNQIMITEKIKQGKTEFLAYATKKPGESEVHTVLNKHKSVKVFSDHPKYAYKETSNNKYRYNSAFYQFLFTGITNSGQQKSQTITYHLTSSWHALSKDQLKHTGKVLKEPKTQATIKSEVASVVQNQIKQDPSLKQNDTRLKNLEDKALSQSVGKILEQSKS
- a CDS encoding TetR/AcrR family transcriptional regulator, producing the protein MAQRRRGKELEDAILTATWQLLQTTGYSEMTMDDIANTAKTNKNAIYRRWKTKLEVTVEAIKKFSPVSEVFASMKAPDNGNLHDDLVELMDIPLTLIKPIGLKNIKGALRDALPNISKANAINYRKMTDNNILTKSLMTILKNAYRRSEIKTEPEKFTDTVKNMPIMLLISRIVSEEDYDQSTVLFFVEKILIPVFAAQ
- a CDS encoding DNA glycosylase AlkZ-like family protein, with product MNDSELFAYRIFKHGLVSQVSDILTPFTRIIGIQAQNQRAAELNVALQTGSTMEKLNNLYDSDKIVRAWGQRWTVHLFTHDDWQLVINARQNEKLPNMYFRGIPNEIHEAVSYISSVLEDQKELTRGEYQKSMMSKFDWYKDCPHNTDYTIFQILTAQGKLASNPHHSQQGMPLIYQADFVRQDQLTATTELIKRYIHGFGPASINDFVKWSGIRISNVRPAWEKVESEFCPILWRDQTLWMDQKIDSTTFAEIEEMVSAKTVIAAGFCSLMTGYLDKSWFVDPDIQKKMWSVNGLLKAPIIAHGKVAGKWNYNLTNKKIKFEVEKWSQFNSRQLEQNFHKIAKFLNREYDGCTVI